Proteins from a genomic interval of Pantoea deleyi:
- the potA gene encoding spermidine/putrescine ABC transporter ATP-binding protein PotA has product MTQTRAQQALVTLSGISKAFDGKTIIDDFNLTIHHGEFITLLGPSGCGKTTILRLIAGLEDADRGQITLDNQDITDTPAEHRHVNTVFQSYALFPHMTVFENVAFGLRMQKTPAAQISERVNEALAMVQLESFADRRPHQLSGGQQQRVAIARAVVNRPRVLLLDESLSALDYKLRRQMQNELKALQRKLGITFVFVTHDQEEALTMSDRIVVMRDGKVVQDGTPREVYEEPENLFVARFIGEINLFDAEVIAADEAPAVRARVEGRECQIHCPFPVSAGDRLHVMLRPEDLRVDEVHDERPADGLIGYVRERNYKGMTLESVVALENGKLITVSEFFNEDDPDFDHSLNQKMVVNWVPGWEVVLPYEADA; this is encoded by the coding sequence ATGACGCAAACACGCGCACAGCAGGCGCTGGTTACGCTTTCTGGCATCAGTAAAGCTTTCGACGGTAAAACCATCATTGATGATTTTAACCTGACCATTCATCACGGTGAGTTTATCACCCTGCTCGGCCCGTCGGGCTGCGGCAAAACGACGATCCTGCGCCTGATCGCCGGTCTCGAAGATGCCGACCGCGGCCAGATCACGCTCGATAATCAGGATATTACCGACACGCCCGCCGAGCATCGTCACGTCAATACCGTGTTCCAGAGCTATGCGCTGTTCCCGCACATGACGGTGTTTGAGAACGTGGCGTTTGGCCTGCGGATGCAGAAAACGCCGGCGGCGCAGATAAGCGAACGGGTTAACGAAGCGCTGGCAATGGTGCAGCTGGAGAGCTTCGCCGATCGGCGTCCGCATCAGCTCTCTGGCGGTCAGCAGCAGCGGGTGGCGATCGCCCGCGCCGTGGTCAACCGGCCCAGAGTGCTGCTGCTGGACGAATCACTCTCGGCGCTGGACTACAAGCTACGCCGTCAGATGCAGAATGAGCTGAAGGCGCTGCAGCGTAAGCTCGGCATCACCTTCGTCTTTGTCACGCACGATCAGGAAGAGGCGCTGACCATGTCCGACCGTATCGTGGTGATGCGCGATGGCAAGGTGGTGCAGGACGGCACGCCGCGCGAAGTCTACGAAGAGCCTGAAAACCTGTTTGTCGCCCGCTTCATCGGCGAAATCAACCTGTTTGACGCCGAGGTCATCGCCGCCGATGAGGCGCCTGCGGTGCGGGCGCGCGTTGAGGGGCGCGAGTGTCAGATTCACTGCCCCTTCCCGGTCAGCGCCGGTGACCGGCTGCATGTGATGCTGCGGCCGGAAGATCTGCGGGTCGACGAGGTCCATGATGAGCGCCCGGCAGATGGCCTGATTGGCTATGTGCGCGAACGGAACTATAAAGGCATGACGCTGGAGTCCGTCGTCGCGCTGGAGAATGGCAAGCTGATTACGGTCAGCGAATTCTTTAATGAAGACGATCCGGACTTCGACCACTCGCTGAATCAGAAAATGGTGGTGAACTGGGTGCCAGGCTGGGAGGTGGTACTGCCCTATGAAGCTGATGCGTAA
- the potC gene encoding spermidine/putrescine ABC transporter permease PotC: protein MMARLLRGAFMALIYAWFYIPIVILIVNSFNASRFGINWQGFTTTWYSLLVNNDSLLQAAQHSLIMGVLSASCATLIGALTAVALYRYRFRGKPFVSGMLFVVMMSPDIVMAISLLVLFMLLGISLGFWSLLISHITFCLPFVVITVYSRLKGFDVRMLEAARDLGASETTILRRIILPLAMPAVAAGWLLSFTLSMDDVVVSSFVTGPTFEILPLKIYSMVKVGVSPEVNALATILLLLSLLLVAASQWLLRDRNR from the coding sequence ATGATGGCTCGCCTGTTACGCGGCGCGTTTATGGCGCTGATTTACGCCTGGTTTTACATACCGATTGTGATTCTGATCGTCAATTCGTTTAACGCCTCCCGGTTCGGTATTAACTGGCAGGGCTTCACGACGACGTGGTATAGCCTGCTGGTGAACAACGACAGTCTGCTTCAGGCGGCACAGCATTCGTTAATCATGGGCGTGCTCTCTGCCAGCTGCGCCACGCTGATCGGTGCCCTCACCGCCGTGGCACTCTATCGCTATCGCTTTCGCGGCAAGCCGTTTGTCAGCGGCATGCTGTTTGTGGTGATGATGTCGCCGGACATCGTGATGGCGATCTCCCTGCTGGTGCTGTTTATGCTGCTGGGCATTTCGCTGGGCTTCTGGTCGCTGCTGATCTCCCATATCACCTTCTGCCTGCCGTTTGTGGTGATTACGGTCTACTCACGGCTGAAAGGGTTTGATGTGCGGATGCTGGAGGCGGCCAGAGATCTCGGTGCCAGCGAAACGACCATCCTGCGCCGGATTATCCTGCCGCTGGCGATGCCTGCGGTCGCGGCGGGCTGGCTGTTGAGCTTTACCCTCTCCATGGATGATGTGGTGGTCTCGTCGTTCGTCACCGGCCCGACATTTGAGATCTTACCGCTGAAGATCTACTCCATGGTCAAGGTTGGCGTCTCACCGGAGGTGAATGCGCTGGCCACCATTTTACTGCTGCTGTCGTTGCTGCTGGTTGCGGCCAGCCAGTGGTTACTGCGCGACAGAAATCGATAA
- the pepT gene encoding peptidase T: MEQLLERFLSYVAVETQAKPQARQVPSSEGQWTLARQLQEELLALGFVDVTLSDHCCVMGTLPANVDWPTPVIGFISHMDTSPDFTAKHVNPQIIENYRGGDIALGNGNEILSPVMFPVLHKLIGHTLITTDGKTLLGADDKAGIAEIMTAMAELVASDRPHGAIRVAFTPDEEIGRGTSHFDVEAFAADWAYTIDGSDLGEFEYENFNAASATVKIVGNNVHPGSAKGVMVNALDLANQFHAAVPASEKPQFTDGYQGFYHLHQIKGTVEHAEMLYIIRDFETGSFEQRKETLLQIAAEINKTLHEDCSITVEITNSYRNMREKVEPFPHIIELALQAMRDCDIEPVVKPIRGGTDGSALSWKGLPCPNIFTGGYNYHGKHEFASLNIMAKSVEVIVRLSELAAQKKD; this comes from the coding sequence ATGGAACAGTTACTTGAGCGCTTTTTGAGTTATGTGGCAGTTGAGACCCAGGCTAAGCCGCAGGCGCGCCAGGTGCCCAGCAGTGAAGGGCAGTGGACGCTGGCGCGTCAGCTGCAGGAGGAGCTGCTGGCCCTGGGCTTTGTGGATGTCACCCTGAGCGATCACTGCTGCGTGATGGGTACGCTGCCCGCCAACGTTGACTGGCCGACGCCGGTCATCGGTTTCATCTCCCACATGGATACCTCGCCCGATTTCACGGCGAAGCATGTGAATCCGCAGATCATCGAGAACTATCGCGGCGGCGATATCGCGCTGGGTAACGGCAACGAGATTCTGTCGCCGGTGATGTTCCCGGTGCTGCACAAGCTGATCGGCCACACGCTAATCACCACCGATGGTAAAACCCTGCTGGGCGCGGACGACAAGGCGGGCATCGCCGAGATTATGACGGCGATGGCGGAGCTGGTCGCCAGCGACAGGCCGCACGGCGCTATCCGCGTGGCCTTTACGCCCGATGAGGAGATTGGCCGCGGCACCTCGCACTTTGACGTAGAAGCCTTTGCCGCAGACTGGGCCTACACCATCGACGGCAGCGATCTGGGCGAGTTCGAGTATGAGAACTTCAACGCGGCCTCGGCCACCGTGAAAATCGTCGGCAACAACGTGCATCCCGGTTCGGCTAAAGGGGTCATGGTGAATGCGCTGGACCTGGCTAACCAGTTCCACGCGGCGGTCCCGGCCAGCGAAAAACCGCAGTTCACCGACGGCTATCAGGGTTTCTATCATCTGCATCAGATCAAGGGCACTGTTGAACACGCCGAGATGCTCTACATCATCCGTGATTTTGAAACCGGGAGTTTCGAGCAGCGTAAAGAGACGCTGCTGCAGATTGCTGCGGAGATCAACAAGACCCTGCATGAAGACTGCTCGATCACGGTCGAGATCACCAACAGCTACCGCAACATGCGTGAAAAAGTTGAGCCGTTCCCGCACATCATCGAGCTGGCGTTGCAGGCGATGCGCGACTGCGACATTGAGCCGGTGGTGAAGCCGATTCGCGGCGGAACCGATGGGTCGGCCCTGTCATGGAAAGGTCTGCCGTGCCCGAACATCTTTACCGGCGGCTACAACTACCACGGCAAGCATGAGTTCGCCTCACTGAATATCATGGCGAAGTCGGTCGAGGTGATTGTCCGCCTGTCAGAGCTGGCGGCGCAGAAGAAGGATTAA
- the lolE gene encoding lipoprotein-releasing ABC transporter permease subunit LolE, protein MGSSLSLLLGLRFSRGRRRGGMVSLISVISTVGIALGVAVLIIGLSAMNGFERELNNRILAVVPHGEIEAVNQPFRQWQSLIAPIEKVPGIAAAAPYVNFTGLIESGARLEALQVKGVDPAQEPRLSALPQFVADNAWSSFAAGKQQIILGGGIAKSLNVKQGDWITIMIPNNDGDNKLLQPKRIRLQVSGILQLSGMLDHSLALVPLADAQKYLEMGDSVSGIALKMSDPFQAVKLVRDAGEATRSYVYIKSWIGTYGYMYRDIQMIRAIMYLAMVLVIGVACFNIVSTLVMAVKDKSSDIAVLRTLGAKDRLIRAIFIWYGLLAGLLGSVSGVIAGVLVALNLTSLVRGLESLTGHHLLAGDIYFIDFLPSELHWIDVFSVLITAILLSLLASWYPARRASRIDPARVLSGQ, encoded by the coding sequence ATGGGTTCATCGTTATCCCTGTTGCTGGGCCTGCGCTTCAGCCGCGGACGCCGTCGTGGCGGCATGGTGTCGCTGATTTCGGTCATCTCCACCGTGGGAATCGCGCTGGGCGTGGCGGTGCTGATTATCGGCCTGAGCGCCATGAACGGATTTGAGCGCGAGCTGAACAACCGTATTCTGGCGGTCGTGCCGCACGGCGAGATCGAGGCGGTCAATCAGCCGTTCCGCCAGTGGCAGTCCCTGATCGCACCGATAGAGAAGGTACCCGGTATCGCGGCGGCCGCGCCCTATGTGAACTTCACCGGCCTGATTGAGAGCGGCGCCCGGCTGGAGGCGCTGCAGGTGAAGGGCGTCGATCCGGCTCAGGAACCGCGTCTCAGCGCGCTGCCGCAGTTTGTGGCCGATAACGCCTGGTCCTCTTTTGCCGCGGGTAAGCAGCAGATCATCCTCGGCGGCGGCATTGCGAAATCGCTGAATGTGAAGCAGGGCGACTGGATCACCATCATGATCCCCAACAACGATGGTGACAACAAACTGCTGCAGCCCAAACGTATCCGGCTGCAGGTCAGCGGCATCCTGCAACTCAGCGGTATGCTCGATCACAGCCTGGCGCTGGTGCCGCTGGCGGACGCGCAGAAGTATCTGGAGATGGGTGACAGCGTTTCCGGCATCGCCCTGAAAATGAGCGATCCCTTCCAGGCGGTTAAGCTGGTGCGGGATGCCGGGGAAGCGACCCGTTCTTACGTCTATATTAAGAGCTGGATTGGCACCTACGGCTACATGTACCGGGATATTCAGATGATCCGCGCCATCATGTATCTGGCGATGGTGCTGGTGATCGGCGTGGCCTGCTTTAACATCGTCTCTACGCTGGTCATGGCGGTGAAGGATAAGAGCAGTGACATCGCGGTGCTGCGCACGCTCGGCGCGAAAGACCGGCTGATCCGCGCCATCTTCATCTGGTACGGTCTGCTGGCGGGGCTGCTGGGCAGCGTCAGCGGTGTGATCGCGGGCGTGCTGGTGGCGCTGAATCTGACCTCGCTGGTGCGCGGGCTGGAGTCGTTGACCGGCCATCATCTGCTGGCAGGCGATATCTACTTTATCGATTTCCTGCCGTCGGAACTGCACTGGATTGATGTGTTCTCAGTACTGATCACCGCGATTCTGCTGAGTCTGTTAGCGAGCTGGTATCCGGCGAGGCGCGCCAGCCGCATCGACCCGGCTCGGGTATTAAGCGGTCAGTAA
- the lolD gene encoding lipoprotein-releasing ABC transporter ATP-binding protein LolD, which translates to MSNSPLLQCRDLCKRYQEGSVQTDVLRNVAFSLQPGELTAIVGSSGSGKSTLLHLLGGLDAPTSGDVVFDGQSLNAMSSSAKAELRNRELGFIYQFHHLLPDFSALENVAMPLLIGKIAKAEAQARAREMLAAVGLDHRAAHRPSELSGGERQRVAIARALVNRPRLVMADEPTGNLDARNADAIFELLGELNVRQGTAFLVVTHDLMLAKRMTRQMEMRDGQLSDQLTLAGAV; encoded by the coding sequence ATGAGTAACTCTCCTTTGTTGCAGTGCCGCGACCTGTGCAAACGCTATCAGGAAGGCAGCGTGCAGACCGATGTGCTGCGCAATGTGGCTTTCAGCCTCCAGCCCGGCGAACTGACGGCGATCGTCGGCAGCTCCGGTTCCGGTAAAAGTACGCTGCTGCATCTGCTCGGTGGCCTGGACGCGCCGACCTCGGGCGACGTGGTGTTTGACGGTCAGTCACTGAATGCCATGTCCTCCTCGGCCAAAGCGGAGCTGCGCAACCGCGAGCTGGGCTTTATCTATCAGTTCCACCATCTGCTGCCGGACTTCAGCGCGCTGGAGAACGTGGCGATGCCGCTGCTGATTGGCAAAATTGCGAAAGCGGAAGCGCAGGCGCGTGCGCGGGAGATGCTGGCTGCGGTCGGGCTGGATCATCGCGCCGCCCACCGGCCGTCTGAACTGTCGGGCGGAGAGCGTCAGCGTGTCGCGATTGCCCGCGCGCTGGTGAACCGTCCGCGGCTGGTGATGGCGGATGAGCCGACCGGTAATCTGGATGCACGCAACGCCGATGCCATCTTTGAACTGCTGGGCGAACTGAACGTCCGTCAGGGCACCGCGTTTCTGGTGGTGACCCACGATCTGATGCTGGCAAAACGGATGACGCGTCAGATGGAGATGCGCGACGGCCAGTTAAGCGACCAGCTCACTCTGGCAGGAGCGGTGTAA
- the potB gene encoding spermidine/putrescine ABC transporter permease PotB produces MRNGFQKCVIALIVGWLTLFVFIPDLMIFVTSFLTRDEARFVSTTPTLSNYGRLLDPLYAGVLLHSLNMALIATLGCLLLGYPFAWCLTKLPPRRRPLMLFLLIVPFWTNSLIRIYGLKIFLSTRGWLNDGLLSLGLIDKPFRIIYTPEAVILGLIYILLPFMVLPLYSSLEKLDRPLLEAARDLGAGKLQTFFRVILPLTMPGIIAGCLLVFIPAMGLFYVADLMGGARNLLIGNIIKSQFLNIRDWPLGAATSVVMTLIMGLLLLIYWRVARLLNNRVDLG; encoded by the coding sequence ATGCGTAATGGTTTTCAGAAGTGCGTCATCGCGCTGATTGTCGGCTGGCTGACGCTGTTCGTCTTTATTCCTGATCTGATGATCTTCGTCACCAGCTTTCTGACGCGTGATGAAGCCCGTTTCGTCAGCACGACGCCGACGCTCAGCAACTATGGACGCCTGCTCGATCCGCTCTACGCCGGGGTGCTGCTGCACTCCCTGAATATGGCGCTGATCGCTACACTCGGCTGCCTGCTGCTGGGCTATCCCTTCGCCTGGTGCCTGACGAAACTGCCGCCGCGCCGGCGTCCGCTGATGCTGTTCCTGTTGATTGTGCCGTTCTGGACCAACTCGCTGATCCGCATCTATGGCCTGAAAATCTTCCTCAGCACCCGTGGCTGGCTGAACGACGGCCTGCTGTCGCTGGGGCTGATCGACAAGCCGTTTCGCATCATCTATACGCCGGAAGCGGTGATCCTGGGTCTGATTTATATCCTGCTGCCGTTTATGGTGCTGCCGCTCTACTCCAGCCTGGAGAAGCTGGACAGACCGCTGCTGGAAGCGGCGCGCGACCTGGGTGCCGGTAAACTGCAGACCTTTTTCCGGGTGATTCTGCCGCTGACCATGCCCGGCATCATCGCGGGCTGCCTGCTGGTGTTTATCCCGGCGATGGGGCTGTTCTATGTTGCCGATCTGATGGGCGGCGCCAGGAACCTGCTGATCGGCAATATTATCAAGAGCCAGTTCCTGAATATCCGTGACTGGCCACTGGGGGCCGCCACCAGCGTCGTCATGACCCTGATAATGGGGCTGCTGCTGCTGATCTACTGGCGCGTCGCGCGACTGCTGAATAACAGGGTGGATTTAGGATGA
- the lolC gene encoding lipoprotein-releasing ABC transporter permease subunit LolC, whose product MYQPVALFIGLRYMRGRASDRFGRFVSWLSTIGITLGVLAMVTVLSVMNGFERELEGNILGLMPQALITSDKGSLNPQQQPAASLNLQGVSRTAPLTTASVVLQSPHSVAVGVMLGINPDEKDPLTPFLVNTLQSVLQPGQYNVILGEQLASQLGVKRGDQLRLMVPSVSQFTPMGRVPSQRLFTVAGTYAANSEVDGYQILVNLQDASRVMRYPAGNITGWRLWLDKPLSVDSLSQQSLPAGLVWKDWRERKGDLFQAVRMEKNMMGLLLSLIIAVAAFNIITSLGLLIMEKQGEVAILQTQGLTRRQIVAVFMVQGASAGIIGTLLGTLLGVLLASQLNNLMPVIGLFLDGAALPVDINPWQVITIALSAMIVALLSTLYPSWRAAAVQPAEALRYE is encoded by the coding sequence ATGTATCAACCTGTCGCGCTATTTATCGGTCTGCGTTACATGCGCGGACGAGCATCGGATCGCTTCGGTCGCTTTGTCTCCTGGCTCTCAACGATTGGCATTACGCTCGGCGTGCTGGCGATGGTGACCGTACTCTCGGTGATGAACGGTTTTGAGCGTGAACTCGAAGGCAACATTCTTGGCCTGATGCCTCAGGCGCTGATCACCAGCGACAAAGGCAGCCTCAATCCGCAGCAGCAACCCGCTGCCTCGCTGAACCTGCAGGGCGTCAGCCGTACCGCACCGCTGACGACCGCCAGCGTGGTGCTGCAAAGTCCGCACAGCGTCGCCGTGGGCGTGATGCTGGGTATCAATCCTGATGAAAAAGATCCGCTGACGCCATTCCTGGTGAACACCCTGCAGAGCGTGCTGCAGCCCGGACAGTACAACGTGATCCTCGGCGAACAGCTCGCGTCGCAGCTGGGCGTAAAACGGGGCGATCAGCTGCGTCTGATGGTGCCGTCGGTCAGCCAGTTTACGCCGATGGGGCGCGTGCCGAGCCAGCGTCTGTTTACCGTGGCGGGCACCTACGCGGCGAACAGCGAAGTCGATGGTTATCAGATCCTGGTCAATCTTCAGGATGCGTCACGCGTGATGCGCTATCCGGCCGGAAACATCACCGGCTGGCGTCTCTGGCTCGACAAGCCGCTGTCGGTGGACAGCCTGAGTCAGCAGAGCCTGCCTGCGGGGCTGGTCTGGAAAGACTGGCGTGAGCGCAAAGGCGATCTCTTCCAGGCGGTGCGCATGGAGAAGAATATGATGGGCCTGCTGCTGAGCCTGATCATCGCGGTGGCGGCGTTTAACATCATCACCTCGCTGGGCCTGCTGATCATGGAGAAGCAGGGCGAAGTGGCGATCCTGCAGACGCAGGGCCTGACGCGCCGGCAGATTGTCGCTGTCTTTATGGTGCAGGGCGCCAGCGCCGGGATTATCGGCACGCTGCTCGGTACGCTGCTGGGCGTGCTGCTGGCCAGCCAGCTCAACAATTTAATGCCGGTGATTGGCCTGTTCCTCGATGGCGCCGCGCTGCCGGTAGATATTAATCCGTGGCAGGTGATTACCATCGCCCTCAGCGCGATGATCGTTGCGCTGTTGTCTACGCTCTATCCTTCGTGGCGCGCTGCCGCCGTTCAACCTGCTGAGGCTTTACGTTATGAGTAA
- the cobB gene encoding Sir2 family NAD+-dependent deacetylase: protein MRTPRRRLRLARLKKTRRKVHQRFRQRIFERDRQAELAAHPLPHVVVLTGAGISAESGIRTFRAADGLWEEHHVEDVATPEGFQRDPALVQRFYNARRQQLQQAEIQPNAAHLALAELEQVLGDNFLLVTQNIDNLHERAGNSRVLHMHGELLKVRCVSSGQVIEWTGDITPDDRCTCCQFPSALRPHVVWFGEMPLGMEEIYQALEQADYFIAIGTSGHVYPAAGFVHEAKLQGAHTVELNLEPSQVGNEFAERHYGLASEVVPEFVHTLLRGCFR from the coding sequence ATGCGTACACCACGTCGCCGCCTGCGACTTGCCCGCCTGAAGAAAACCCGGAGAAAGGTGCATCAGCGCTTCCGTCAGCGCATTTTTGAGCGCGACCGTCAGGCCGAACTGGCCGCCCATCCTCTGCCGCATGTGGTCGTACTGACCGGCGCGGGTATCTCTGCGGAGTCCGGCATCCGGACCTTCCGCGCCGCTGACGGCCTGTGGGAAGAGCATCACGTTGAAGATGTGGCGACACCCGAGGGCTTTCAGCGCGATCCGGCGCTGGTGCAGCGCTTCTACAACGCGCGCCGCCAGCAGCTTCAGCAGGCAGAGATCCAGCCCAACGCGGCCCATCTGGCTCTGGCGGAGCTGGAGCAGGTGCTGGGCGATAATTTCCTGCTGGTGACGCAGAACATCGACAACCTGCATGAACGGGCCGGTAACAGCCGGGTGCTGCACATGCACGGCGAGCTGTTAAAAGTGCGCTGCGTCTCCAGCGGTCAGGTGATCGAATGGACCGGGGATATTACCCCGGACGATCGCTGCACCTGCTGCCAGTTCCCCTCAGCGCTGCGGCCGCATGTGGTGTGGTTTGGTGAGATGCCGCTGGGTATGGAGGAGATTTATCAGGCGCTGGAGCAGGCCGATTACTTTATCGCGATTGGCACCTCGGGCCACGTCTACCCGGCAGCGGGTTTCGTGCATGAGGCTAAACTGCAGGGCGCGCACACGGTTGAACTCAATCTTGAACCAAGCCAGGTCGGCAATGAGTTTGCCGAGCGGCACTATGGCCTCGCAAGCGAGGTGGTGCCGGAGTTTGTTCACACCCTGCTGCGCGGTTGCTTCCGGTAA
- the potD gene encoding spermidine/putrescine ABC transporter substrate-binding protein PotD, giving the protein MKKRSHWLAAGALLLGMNVAQADDSNTLYFYNWTEYVPPGLLEQFTKETGIKVIYSTYESNESMYAKLKTWKEGAYDLVVPSTYFVAKMRNEGMLQKIDKSQLSNFSNLDPDLLNKPFDPNNDYSIPYIWGATAIGVNTDEIDASKVTRWADLWKPEYKQSLLLTDDAREVFQMALRKLGYSGNTRDPAQIKAAYLELKKLMPNVLAFNSDNPGNPYMEGEVNLGMLWNGSAYVARQAGTPLAVVWPEEGGIFWMDNLAIPANAKNRAGALKLINFLLRPDVAARVAETIGYPTPNPAAKALLPPAVANDPSLYPPADVIKHGEWQDDVGEASVQYETLFQQLKAGR; this is encoded by the coding sequence ATGAAAAAGCGATCTCACTGGCTGGCGGCAGGTGCGCTGCTGCTGGGCATGAACGTGGCTCAGGCCGACGACAGCAACACGCTCTACTTCTATAACTGGACGGAGTATGTGCCGCCAGGGCTGCTGGAGCAGTTCACCAAAGAGACCGGGATTAAGGTGATCTACTCCACCTATGAGTCCAACGAGAGCATGTACGCCAAGCTGAAAACCTGGAAAGAGGGCGCTTACGATCTGGTGGTGCCCTCGACCTACTTCGTGGCGAAGATGCGTAACGAGGGGATGCTGCAGAAGATCGATAAAAGCCAGCTCAGCAACTTCAGTAATCTCGATCCCGATCTGCTGAATAAGCCGTTCGATCCCAACAATGACTACTCGATCCCCTATATCTGGGGCGCCACGGCGATCGGCGTGAATACCGACGAGATCGACGCCAGCAAGGTGACCCGCTGGGCCGACCTCTGGAAGCCGGAATATAAGCAGAGCCTGCTGCTGACCGACGATGCGCGCGAAGTGTTCCAGATGGCGCTGCGCAAGCTGGGTTACTCTGGCAATACCCGCGATCCGGCGCAGATTAAAGCGGCGTATCTGGAGCTGAAAAAACTGATGCCTAACGTGCTGGCCTTCAACTCCGATAATCCGGGGAACCCTTATATGGAAGGCGAGGTGAATCTGGGGATGCTCTGGAATGGATCGGCCTATGTCGCGCGTCAGGCGGGTACGCCGTTAGCGGTGGTCTGGCCTGAAGAGGGCGGCATCTTCTGGATGGATAACCTGGCGATCCCGGCCAATGCGAAAAACAGAGCCGGCGCCCTGAAGCTGATTAACTTCCTGCTGCGCCCGGACGTCGCCGCCAGAGTCGCGGAGACCATCGGTTATCCCACGCCAAACCCTGCCGCCAAAGCCCTGCTGCCACCGGCCGTGGCGAACGATCCCTCGCTCTATCCGCCCGCCGACGTGATTAAACATGGCGAATGGCAGGATGACGTGGGTGAGGCCAGCGTTCAGTACGAAACGCTGTTCCAGCAGCTGAAAGCCGGCCGCTAG